The Flavobacteriales bacterium genomic interval TTACAGCGGCTACGCCAAGCACTGGCGTAGGTACCTACACGGCTGATGCTGACTTTAGCGGATCCGGTACGGTTTACGAAAACGACGCCTCCGCGAAATGCGTCTATTCAGGTGATGGAACTTCAGTAACGATTACGAGGCTGACATCCAATACCACCTATCACTTTCTTATTTACAATGTCGAAACGGCTGGACCCACCTACAGTAGTGGAGTTACGGATAATCAAGGAACACTTAGCGCCCTCGACGAGGTCAGCAGTTACGCAGCGAGCAATGGGAATACCTCTGCAGACCTGTCTTGGACGAATCCCACAACCTGCTACGACGAAATCTTGATCGTTGCGCGAGCCTCCTCCAATGTTTCGGCAACGCCCTCGGGGATGGAACGAGCTATACCGCGGATGCGGCCTTTGGGGCCGGGACGGAGATCTCGTCGGGAGAATTCGTCGTTTACATAGGAACGGGAACCTCGGAAACAGTTGCGAGTCTTACCAATGGAACTGCGTATTGCCTAAAGGCCTTTACAAGGAATGGTACGGATTGGAGTTCGGGAAGTGAAATTTCGGCTTCTCCGGCCGCTATATCTTGTCCTACGGCCGGAGTAGTTTTCATCTCGGAAGTGTCTGACGCGGCAGCGGACTTCAATGCTGAATTCTTGGAATTTTATAACTCATCTGCGAGCATTGTGGATCTATCAAATGCAAAACTCATACGAGCATCCTCAACCGACAACTCATCCGAGTACGTTTTTGACTTTGGAGTAGATGGAAGCGGAGGCACACAGATTCCTGCATACGGATTCTTAATAATTTCAAGAGGCGCAACTTCTGCCGAATTTGTCACAGAGTGGGGTGCTCTGCCAGCAGGAGTGAATTATAATGAAGGAAACACGAACCTCTTTTTTGGCACTGGCCGAAGATGGCGATTGAATGAAGGAGGTACTGCGAACACGGATGACGGGACGGAAATTGATGATACAGAAGCCGAAGTAGCAACAAGTTCGGATCGCGATTATCAGAATCTTGCAACGGGTGATTTCGTCAACGCCACGCGCGCTTCAGCAACACTGGGTACCTTCGATTACGGGGTGTACGACAACGGAACATGGACCACTGCCCCAACGGGTGCTACGACGGCAGATGACTTTGTCGTATTAAGTGGTACTCCAAACATCAGCTTCGACGTGAGCGTAAACTCCATGTTCGTAGGAACCAATGGCACCTTAACCGTTGACCCTGGAGCGAGTATCACCATTGCCGATGAACTCAATAATTCAGGAACCGTAAGGTTGGACGCCGATGCAACCGGATATGCACAGCTCTTGATCGGCTCTGTTGGATCACCCGGAACGCACAATGGAGATCCCATTGCCATAGAGCAATACATGGCCGACGATGCCGTGGGGGGCGGTGGTGCTAAATGGACTCATTTTGTAATGCCCGTTGCAGGGGATGTCTCCGGATTGAGCTTTAGTCCGGCCGCTTCAGTCATTTGGTCGGGAAGTTCCACGGCCGGACAAAACGCATATTTCTGGGACGAGCAAGCTGAAGATTGAGGTTCGCCGGGCGATGCTTCTTGGGCCCATGCCGGACTTGGACTCAACCTTTATCTCGTTACCGGTAGTTACGGAACGTTCCCTATGACCATCACCGCTACGGGTACACTAAAAACAGATCTTCAAACGACGGCCGTATCCTACACCTGATCGACTCCAAGTGCCTCCGACTGGAATTACGTTGCCAACCCCTATGCCTGCGGCATCGATTGGGCAGATGTTTACGCCGAAAACTACGACATGACCGATTTCCCGATCGCCGCCATCGCTAAGGTGTGGGACCCCAGTACAGGATCCTATGCCGATGTCGATGAAGGCGACGCCACAGCAGCCAATCGAATTATTCCGCCTTTCCAAGGATTCTGGATCAAATTCACCACTCCGCCAACAGTGAATCCAACAACCCTAGCCATCGACCTCGACCACAGAGACCTCACAACGACGAGTTTCCGCGGCTCTACTCCGACTGAAGCCTTAGAGCTCACCGCAACTCAGCCCGCCTTTGGAGCCGAGCACACGGCTCGACTCAAACTGATAAACGGTGGTGACAATAATTACGAAGGCATGGACGGTATGCACAAAGACGGAGAGGCATGGGAGTCGATCCATCTCTATTATTACTCAGAAGATGGACAACAATTGAGTACGAATTCAGCCAATGGCGACTGGACCGGTACCAAGACTTATCCGCTCTACTTTGAAATTTGGCTCGATACGGTCGTGCCGTACCAAATCGACATGACCAACAACCCCTTCCCGGCGAGCTGGACAGTTGAATTGTACGACCGCAAGAGCGGTAATACGCACGATTTAACGAACGGCACATATTACTTCAACGCGATCAATTCAGACGACCTCCATAGGTTCGGCCTAATCATCAACAAGAGCACCATCGGGCTTTCCGAGCTAGACCAAGATTTTTATTGGTACGAACAAAATGATCAATGGATCATTGAGCACCGTTAGGAAATGCAAGTTGATAAAACTATGATCACCGACGCCTCAGGCCGAATAGTCGCAGAAATGCAAGGTGATCAAGTTCAAAGAATCCCACACCAAGAACTCGCTCCGGGAGCATATTTCATCTCCCTCCTTCAAAATCAAGAAGTAGTAACCGTATTAAAAGTCGTGAAGTAATGAAGTTCCTAGAGTGTATATCCTTGTTCGCAATCATTGTAGCCTTGATGCTGGTTCCGACCGTAGTTTTAGGTCAACCGGCTAATCCCGACCCTCCCGGCGTACCGATCGATGGAGGGGTAGGATTCCTGCTCGCGGCCGGAGCCGCCTATGGAGTTAAGAAATACCGAGATCACAAAGGCGAGGTTCAAGGCGAGTAAGCCTTGATCATCGATTGATCTCAATGAACTTCTCGATGTTCTTGGTAAGTCCGAAAAGGACAAGGGTGTCGGTGGTATGAATTACCGTATCCGATGTAGGAACTCCAATAATATGCTGTTCCGTTACTTGTTCTCCCTTGCGAATGACCTTCTCTTCGCGAAGGATGGTGACCACATTCAATCGATACTTTTTACGCAACCCAATATCGGCCAGCGAGCGATTTACGACCTGACGAGGAGGCTTCACCTCTACGATCTCGAAATCATCGGGCAGCTGCATGCACATGATCACGCTCGGATTCAGCAGGTTCTCGGCCACACTGGCTCCTACCTCCATTTCCGGCGAAAGGATCTCTTCGATCCCCATTTTCTCAAGGATCTGACGCTGATTTGGACCTGACGCCCGAGCAATGATCCGCTTCACTCCGATCTCTTGCATGGTGAACGTACACAAAAGCAGTCCTTCGAAGTTTTCGCCGATGGCTACGACTACGGCATCGAGGTCAGCCACCCCTTGCGATTCGAGTGCTTTCCGATCCGTGGCGTCCATCATGACTGCGTGGACCACCTCATCCTTGATCCCTTCGACACGCTCCTCGCTGGTGTCGATCGCCAATACCTCTGCACCCCGCTTCGAAAGGATACGCGCAATGGCCGAACCGAAGTATCCGAGTCCAACAACGGCAAATCTGTGTTCGTTCATAACTAATTCTTCTTAGCCGAACTTTGCGAAGGCCTGACGCAGATCTTCAATGATATCGTCCGCATCTTCAATACCTACGCTCAACCGAATGAGTGAATCTAACACTCCGGTCTTAGCTCGTTCTTCGGCCGGAATAGCAGCGTGGGTCATACTGGCTGGATGACCGATCAAACTCTCCACACCGCCGAGTGATTCGGCCAGCGTGAATACCTTGGTTGAAGAAGCCAATTTATAAGCATCCTCCATGCGGTCGCCCTTCAAACTGAAAGAGATCATTCCACCAAATCCACGCATTTGCTCTTTGGCAACTTCATGATTTGGATGATCTTCAAAACCAGGCCAGTACACGTTCTCAACAACGTTTTGTTCCTTCAAAAAGTGCGCCACCTTTTCACCGTTTTCGCAGTGTCGTTGCATACGCAAATGCAAGGTCTTGATCCCGCGTAAAACCAAGAACGAATCCTGCGGCCCGGGTACTCCACCCGAACTGTT includes:
- a CDS encoding TrkA family potassium uptake protein, with the translated sequence MNEHRFAVVGLGYFGSAIARILSKRGAEVLAIDTSEERVEGIKDEVVHAVMMDATDRKALESQGVADLDAVVVAIGENFEGLLLCTFTMQEIGVKRIIARASGPNQRQILEKMGIEEILSPEMEVGASVAENLLNPSVIMCMQLPDDFEIVEVKPPRQVVNRSLADIGLRKKYRLNVVTILREEKVIRKGEQVTEQHIIGVPTSDTVIHTTDTLVLFGLTKNIEKFIEINR
- a CDS encoding T9SS type A sorting domain-containing protein yields the protein MITDASGRIVAEMQGDQVQRIPHQELAPGAYFISLLQNQEVVTVLKVVK